A single region of the Musa acuminata AAA Group cultivar baxijiao chromosome BXJ1-11, Cavendish_Baxijiao_AAA, whole genome shotgun sequence genome encodes:
- the LOC103972010 gene encoding peroxisomal membrane protein 11-4, translating to MSDTVDKLVVFLAKRDGIDKLVKTFQYVSKLAHWHAESAHPGLAGRAKSWEVASGLSRKAFRSGRFLTGFNTLRRSPGSTPLLRFLAVFANAGEMVYFFFDHFLWLSRIGALDASLARKMSYISAFGEALGYVFFVVIDFIMIRKGLAEQKKVEKAGDGGGKEESKKIRAERVMRLMAVAANVADFVIALADIAPNPFCNHAVTLGISGLVSAWAGWYRNWPS from the coding sequence ATGAGCGACACCGTCGACAAGCTGGTCGTCTTCCTCGCGAAGCGAGACGGGATCGACAAGCTCGTCAAGACCTTCCAGTACGTCTCGAAGCTGGCGCACTGGCACGCCGAGTCCGCCCACCCGGGCCTCGCCGGCAGGGCCAAGAGCTGGGAGGTGGCCTCCGGGCTCAGCCGCAAGGCCTTCCGCTCCGGCCGCTTCCTCACCGGCTTCAACACCCTCCGCCGCAGCCCCGGGTCCACGCCTCTCCTCCGCTTCCTCGCGGTGTTCGCCAACGCCGGCGAGATGGTGTACTTCTTCTTCGACCACTTCCTGTGGCTGTCAAGGATCGGGGCGCTGGACGCGAGCCTGGCGCGGAAGATGAGCTACATCTCGGCCTTCGGCGAGGCGCTGGGCTACGTATTCTTCGTCGTCATCGACTTCATCATGATCAGGAAGGGGCTGGCGGAGCAGAAAAAGGTGGAGAAAGCCGGCGACGGCGGGGGCAAGGAGGAGTCGAAGAAGATAAGAGCTGAGAGGGTGATGAGGTTGATGGCAGTGGCTGCCAACGTAGCGGATTTCGTCATTGCCTTGGCTGACATCGCGCCTAATCCTTTCTGCAACCATGCAGTCACGTTAGGGATCAGCGGCCTTGTCTCAGCTTGGGCCGGTTGGTACAGGAATTGGCCATCCTAA